The proteins below are encoded in one region of Geomonas ferrireducens:
- a CDS encoding DUF2442 domain-containing protein, with translation MRKNTDAGKDLPTGIDVVPTVVPAADWRVASVSHLPGYRLRVRFNDGTEGVVFMGGFINSPEAGVFEVLRDEALFAQVALHLGAVTWPGDLDLAPDAMYEAIRKTGEFRP, from the coding sequence ATGCGAAAAAACACAGATGCCGGAAAAGATCTCCCCACTGGTATAGATGTAGTGCCGACCGTCGTGCCTGCTGCGGATTGGCGGGTGGCTTCCGTCTCCCACCTGCCAGGTTACAGACTCAGGGTGCGCTTCAATGACGGAACGGAAGGTGTCGTCTTCATGGGCGGGTTCATCAATTCTCCTGAGGCTGGCGTCTTCGAAGTCCTCCGTGACGAAGCGTTGTTCGCACAGGTAGCACTACACTTGGGAGCGGTGACCTGGCCGGGAGATCTCGACCTGGCTCCCGATGCGATGTATG
- a CDS encoding DUF4160 domain-containing protein, which produces MPTISMFYGIVIQMFWADHAPPHFHALYAEFEALINIQTLEVIRGRLPNRALWLVLEWANLHRDELLKDWELCEKTQMPEKISPLV; this is translated from the coding sequence CGGAATCGTCATCCAGATGTTCTGGGCGGATCACGCCCCTCCTCACTTTCATGCTCTTTACGCTGAATTCGAGGCACTGATAAACATCCAGACACTTGAAGTGATAAGGGGACGTCTGCCGAACCGCGCGTTGTGGTTGGTTCTGGAGTGGGCAAACCTCCATAGGGACGAGTTGCTGAAGGATTGGGAGCTATGCGAAAAAACACAGATGCCGGAAAAGATCTCCCCACTGGTATAG